The DNA sequence CTGGTTTTATGAAATTTTTTACAGAAGGGTCGAGTCAATCGGACTCATGACCCGGTCCGACAGGTACCGGTATGCCTTGGACACTTTCAGTCAGACCGCACTGAATCCATGGAGACAAATCGTGTTTGCTGGATTCTTTGCTCTGACTGACTCCGAAAAAAAACTCTTTCATGCACTTTTAAAACTCGACAATACCCTTTTCATTTTTCAGCAGGGTGCCGGATTATCAGAAAAACTAAAAGATCTCGGCATGAGTAACCCTCCCGATCAGGAGTCCGTTCCGGAAACGGAACTGTTTTTTTATAGTGCGCCTGATTCCCACGGCGAAGTGTTGACGTTGGGAAATGAACTTGACAACAGGATCAAGAACGGCTTCGCAGTTCCTGAAAGCACTGTTATCCTCCTCCCGTCCTCGGAATCTCTTTTTCCGCTCCTGCGGCAGGGCCTCTCACATTTGCCTGAAGATTCATTCAATATTTCTCTCGGCTATCCCCTGTTCCGGACACCGGTTTTTGGATTTCTCAATTCTCTCTTTGAACTCATCGTATCGATGGAAGGGGGAAAAATATATATTCCCGATTATTTGAAATTTGTCCTGCATCCCTATACAAAGAATGTCTTCTTTCACAGAAATTCTGAAATAACCCGCGTTTTTTTTCACACGGTAGAGGATCGGCTTTTAAAGAACAGATCTCAACTTTTTATTTCCCTTTCCGATATTGAGAACGACACGGTGGTTTTTTCAGAAAGTCTAAAAAAAATGACAGGCATCGAATTTCAGTTGACCGAGAAACAACTGAGGGATCATATCCGATGGATTCACCGGTCGACCATTGAAAAGTTTTTCTCGATTGAAAACATGTCGGATTTTGCGAATAAGGGGATAGAACTCCTTCTGTTTGTCTTTCAGCAGAGCCCTGCCAAACTTCACCCGCTCTTTCTTCCGTTTTCAGATTCATTGATCGACGCATTTGAAGCGATTTCGAAGTCGATGATGAGGAATTTCTCTTTTAGTGAGAGGACAAGTTATTTTGTTTTTCTTAGGAGGTATATTGCTTCCTGTCATACGCCATTTCCGGGAACCCCGCTTAAAGGTGTTCAGGTTTTGGGGGCGCTCGAGACCCGAAATCTCAAGTTCAAATCCGTTTTTGTACTGGATGCCAATGAAGAAGTGTTTCCCGAAACTAAAAAGGATGAGAGTCTGATCCCCTTTCGGGCGAGAGAGATTTTGTCCCTTCCGACTTATATTGATCGTGACAAGCTGACAGCCTATTATTTTGATGTTCTCCTGGGTGGAGCAAGTGACGTCCATCTGTTTTTTGTGGAGAATCAGAAAAAAGAGAAATCCCGATTTGTGGAAAAACTTCTTTGGGAAAAGCAAAAAAAAGAGAAAACCACACATCAAAATAAATTAGTCAAAGCGGTTCAATACCGCGTTGATCTGGAAAACAAAGAACCGGGTCCTATTCCGAAGAACAAGGAAGTGATCCAATATCTCAGATCATATGCCTATAGTGCAACCGCGCTTGATCGGTATCTGAAATGTCCTCTTAGGTTCTATTACGCGTCAGTGCTTGGATTGCGTCCCAAAGAAGAAATGTCTGTTGAACTTGAAAGGAACGAATTAGGAAGTTTTATTCATCTCTTGTTAGCCGATTATTTTCAAGGAAAAATAGGGAGAAAATTGGACGAGAAGGATCTGAATCGGGGAGAGATGGAAAGACTCATTAAAGACCGTTTCTCTAGTCAATATGGAAATGACATTTCAGGAGCCCGCTATCTTTTGAATCGACAGGTCAAAAAACATCTCATTGATTTTCTTGAGAATTACACACTTCCTCTCATCAAACGCAAGAGTGTTACCATTCTGGCATGCGAGGAGAACCTGAACGTGGAGTTTTCCTCGTATCGGTTGACCGGAAGAATCGACCGGATTGAACGGAGAAATGAGAAAACCGTGATCATCGACTATAAGACCGGATCCCAATCCGATCATTTAAAAATCGATCTAACACGCTTCGATTTGAATAGACGGGAGGATTGGAGCTACGCTATAGGGAGTCTGCAACTCCCGTTCTATATCCTTCTTTACAGTGAGAAGGAAAATAGAACAATTGAAAATCTTGAAGCGATGTATCTTCTCCTGGGTCGTTCCAAAATTGGATCGGAGATTGAACTCCCGTTGTTTAATGAAATTCCGGCGGCGGAGGTATTTAGGCTGCTTAAAACGGTGATCCTCGGGTTACTCCATGAAATTACCGATTCTTCTCTCCCTTTTTTCCCCACAACAGACAATAAAAAAAACTGCCCGGGTTGTGACTATCAAGCCCTCTGCGGTACGCAATGGATCGGGCGGTAGTCTGAATTAATCTTTTTCACTTTAATAATCTTCCATCGTGTCTTCACGAAGGAGTGCATCCATTTCATCAATCTCATTTTCCATCTGAAGGAGTTGGGTTACTTTTTTCTTGAGGGTTTCTCCCGTTTCCTGATTTTCCGCAAAAAGGAGGGCTTCCGTAAAAGAAGAGGCTGGCCCTAACGCGGCGTCAGGATAGACGCCCTGAATCCGTTCCAGCTGTTCGATCTGGGAGAATTGAATCCAAACCGCCGGCCGGATTTTCTTCTGCAGTGAAAATTCAAAATTTTCACGTTTTTGCTCAAAACGGTACCAGGACAAGCCTAGTTCATGCAGGGTTTCATTTTCATCCTTCGGGGCCACCTTTAAGGTCCAGACCAATTGAATGTCCATTGCCTATTCCTGATGTTCCAAAGTTTTGCGATGCTTCCTTTTGTCCTGAAAAGTTCCGCTCTCCAGCCCGTGAATATTCAGCTTATCGTCAATGGATCTAATATAAAGATTCGGCTGCACCTTGTGCGTAACGGGGACCGGTACAGATCAGCATAGGATACCGGCGAAGTATTACCAGGCGATTATTTGTCCATCTCGCAGGAATTTCCCAGTGGGAACTTTTTTGTCAAGAAGGGCCAGTTGCACGATGCCGGTTGCCCCTTGTTCTACGGATCGTGCGGCGTTCCTGCCACCCATATCGGTTTTGACCCATCCCGGACAGATCGAGTTGACAGCGATATTCAATCCGACCATTTCGCTTGAGAGAATCAAGGTTACCGCATTTAATGCTGCTTTGGATATGCGATACGCCGGGTACCCGCCGGCCATTTCATTGAGAGAGCCCATTCCACTAGAAATATTGATGATTTTGCCAGCCCGGCTTTTTTTAAGGAGCGGTAAAAAGAGCTGACTCAGCCGTAATGGCCCCAAAGTATTAGTTTTGAATACCTGAAGTATGGTTTCGGATTCCACATTGAGACCGCTCTTGTCCCCGTCTGGAAGTATGCCGGCGTTATTAATCAGAATATCCAGCACCCCGTATCTTTTGGAAATAAAATTGAAAGTGGAATTCAAGGTTGAAATGTCAGTCACATCCAGTCTCTGAAAGTCGACAGAGAACCCGCTGCGGGACAAATTCGACTGGGCCTGAAGGCCCAGCTCTTCGCTACGAGCGGTTAGAATGACCTGAACTTCGGATGAGGCGAGTTGACGACAGACTTCCAGTCCTATTCCTCTATTTCCACCCGTAACGAGCGCTATTTTTTTATTTTTCATCATCGTCATATTACAGGACTCCCTGTTGCGAAATCGAGAAAATAACAGAGACCGGCCTTCGTTTATTCTTCCTTCCGTCTTATGTTATAATCGGTTTCTTCGAATCGAAAGCGTTATTTGATGAATGAGAAGGTCATCCCGGGATTGAACTGGCAAATGGACGAAGATGAAGAGGAGGCGGAGGAAGGTTTCGCCAATTATCCCTGCGGATATTGCGGCGAACTGAATGAAATTTTCATTGAGGAAACAATAGGCCGTTCCTATGAAATTGTTGAAGATTGCACGGTGTGCTGCAAAGCCAACGTCATTCATTTGGAAAAAAGAGATGGAAAATGGGCCTGCCGGGCCTCTCCTGAGAACGAATGATTCGGCCACCGCCGATCAGATGCTTTCTCGACAAGCCTTGAGAGTATCAAACATGGCGCGTAAGGTTCTTCGCGTTTCGCTCATCCTGGCACTTTGAGCGGAAGAGCCGGGGGCCGAGCGGGCCTCTGGCCGCAGAATTTGATCTTCCACAAAATCCTGTAGCATACGATTCAATGCGTTTGCCGGGAGCCGTTTCGAATCCCGTGCAATCCGCTGGGAGATGAGAATTGCGGCACGTCCGGTGAGTCTGCTGTAACGATTTATGAGAGTCGACCGTTCTACAATCGTCCTTAAGATATCCCTGAAATCGCCTCCTTTGAGCGCCGCGGCCCTTCGGACCAGATTCCAGTAGGCTTGTTGAAAATGTTGAATCTTTTTGCGACGGTTCGGACTAATTTTAACATCCGCCTTTGAAGCGTAATTAGATCGAAGAATGCCGATAAATTCTTTTTCAGAAACAGTTTTAACCCCGGAAAGATAAACTTTCGGAAGTTCCCGAAGAACGTCCCGGACGCAAAAAATGGCATCCCATGTTATGCCATCTGCCACTGCATGACGTCCGCGCCTTGTCTTGACCCGTTCAAAATATCTTAATAGATATCTGAATTTTCGGACTAAAGCTCCGTCGCGTTTCTTTTTCAGGAGGAGTTCCTGAGCCTCCTGATCAAAACCGATCCGGTAGAGAACCGCCCGGTCTTTCTCCTTTTCAAAAATCCGGTTGAATTGTTTTAAGGCGGGATGCGTTTTGAACAGCGAAAGCTTTTTCTTTTTTCCCGTAATTAAAAAATCGGTCAATTGAGCGAAGGTCTGAACAATATACTTTGCCTTGTTCTTTTGTTCCGTAATGGTGGTGGAGAAACGGTCGACGTCGTCGTAGCGATAGTCATGATGGAAAAGGCCAAATTGACGGACCGATCCGTAGTCGATAATTCCGCCGTCGGCCAGAATGTTGTCACCGTCCCATTCCATCCAGCAGAAAATGTACTCACTTTCAAACTGGGCTGCCGCACTGGCAAAGGAGAACGTGGCTCTTTTAAGGAACTCCTCATATTTTTCCTGAGGTTCTTTCAGTACAGGCCACTCTCCGTTTTCAATTTCCCTTTCAATATAGTAGTCGACGATACGCCGCAGATCATCGTAATCACCCTGCTTGAGATGCATAAAAAAATGGGCGGGACGCAGGAGATTCTTGCCGGCGCGAACCGTAACACAGGTTTGGTCCTCATAGCCGATTACGGCCAGAATGCGTTCGGTTCTAATGCCATTGCGATGAAAAATGTCGCTCATGAGTGCAGCATCAAATCCATCCGTCAGATCTTGTCGGCCGCTGCCATAAGAAGCATTCTTGTCGCCAGTCTTGAAAAATCGATGTTCAATGGCTGTTGCGGGACTCAGACGGGTGACTCCTGCGCCGCAGCTGGAGAAATCCCAACGCCCGTTGGAGCCTTTAAAAGTACCATTCCAGATGCTCCGTCCGTCTCCTGACGAAAGTCCCTTTTTGTCAGGATGTTGCAGTTGCAAATATCGGGTCGCCATATAACGGTGGGGCCGTATGTCCCGATCCGGGATCTTGAGATGGTGGGCGATGTCGTATTCGTTTATGATCTGAAGGCTGAAAGTATCGAGTACGGCCCGAATCAGTTCCGGTGTCATGGTACGGGTATGGTTTGTGGGAATCAGGCCAATTTCTTTCGCGAGGTCAAAATTGAAATAGAATAGTTTCCCTCCGCGCCGGGTCCTGACGGCATATTCCACGTATCCGTCTTGCACGGCTCCTTTATAGGGATGGTCTCCATTGATTTGGGAAAAAAGGGAATAGAGTTTGGAAATATCTTTTCTAATTTTATTTTGGAGATTTCGTTTCATTCTTGGGTCTGTCAAATCGGGAAGTTCCGCAGTCTGACAGGTTCAGTTAATATCTTTTAAAGTATAACAAAAGGTTGCGCATTTGTAAGGTCGGGAATACATCATTCAATTTGACCCTGTGACCACTTTCCTCTATACTACGCCAAGTCAGGACATTTCAGCGGGGCACATCAATTTAATTAATAAAAAAAGGAGGTCAATAGTGGGCGAGAAAACGATTCGCAAAGAAAAAAAGAAACCGAAAAAGAAAAAATAGGAAAGCGGCGGGATCCCTCCGGATGGAAGTCCCGGGAACGGAACAGTTTTCTGATAATAAGGGTCAATGAGCATCGCTATGTTGTTATAAATCTTCCATGACTTCTTTAATCTTTTTTTCATCAAATGGTTTCAGAATATAATTCTTGGCCCCTTCCCTGATACATTGCAGGACTGTTTTTTGGTCGGAAACAGACGTGACCATGATGGCGGTCAGGTCTGGGTCGAGCTTTTTTAAAATTCTTAGGCAATCCAGTCCTTTTAAGTAAGAGGGCATGACCATATCTATCGTAACGATATCTGGCCTCAATTCCCGATACTGATTAATTCCCTTTAAACCATCTTCAGCCACGCCAACCACTTCAAAATTCATTCCTTCGAGAATATTTTTCAATTTGTTCCGAACAAATTCGGAATCATCGATAATCAAGACCTTTTTTTTGACACCTGCTTTTTCAGACAATAGGATCCTTTCGCGCTGGCAATCAGGATTTCGAAACTGATTGCCATCAGATCAATCCTGTTCAAAAAGGGAACAAGATACGTCGATCTTGATCCGTATTCTTTTCATAAATATTTCCAACAGGTTATATCTTAATCACTCGGTATTAAGTGTAGATCAAACGAGGTATTCGTCAAGGAGGGAAGGCAAAAAAGAATGGAAATTCCGGCTAGGCGGGCTACCTCCTCCACGGTGCCGTCTTGTTTTATCTTATAACGGACACCGCGGGACGTCAGGAAGAGGTATTCATATCAGGTGGTTAAATAACCGAATTTTCCCGCGTTGTAGTCTTCAATCGCCTGATTTATTTCGTCTACCGTGTTCATCACAAAGGGCCCATAGTGGACGATCGGCTCTTCAATGGGTTCTCCGCTGAGAAACAGAACCGTCGAATCTGTGACCGCGCTGAGGAGCACGTCGTCACCGTCATTCTTGAAAAGGACAGCATCTCTTTGCGAAATGGATGCTTCCTGATTAATTGTGAGATCGCCTTGAAGAACAATGAGTGCGGTGTTAAAGCTCTTGGGCGTTGGGAGGTGAACTTCGTTGTTTGCTTTCAGCCGAATATCAAGCATATGAACCGGAGCAAATGTGGTACCCGGTCCTTTCGTCCCCTGAAATTCACCTGATATGACCCGGACAATTCCACCCTGGGACGGCAATTCAGCTTTCGGAATTTCCTGATTCGTCAGGGCCTGGTATTTGGGAGCGGTTAATTTATGTTTTTTAGGTAAATTAACCCAAATCTGCATCATATGCATAATCCCCCCGGATCGGGCAAATTTCTTCTCGTGATATTCACTGTGAAGAATCCCTCCTCCTGCTGTCATCCACTGGACATCGCCCGGGTAAATAATTCCGCTGTTGCCGACGCTGTCGTGATGGGCGACCGCGCCTTCAAAAGCGATCGTCACGGTCTCAATCCCCCGGTGGGGATGCGGACCGACGCCGCGTCGTTCATTTGGAGTGGGCGAGTACTTGAAGGGCGGATGATAATCGAGCAGAAAAAATGGACTCATCCGCT is a window from the Nitrospirota bacterium genome containing:
- a CDS encoding PD-(D/E)XK nuclease family protein encodes the protein MNMNLIVTPRGADLIETLSSRLEGIEKDYSETLVVFPGKRPAHFLRRELARKSGSSVIPPRILSIDEFIDFLCEKGRPVRKLEILDAVALLYEIHRHSENQMGGDSFETLDRFFPLGIRIYHDLEELRIEDVPADKLKHIEAFLEEGVPKLTGKRLRSLTWFYEIFYRRVESIGLMTRSDRYRYALDTFSQTALNPWRQIVFAGFFALTDSEKKLFHALLKLDNTLFIFQQGAGLSEKLKDLGMSNPPDQESVPETELFFYSAPDSHGEVLTLGNELDNRIKNGFAVPESTVILLPSSESLFPLLRQGLSHLPEDSFNISLGYPLFRTPVFGFLNSLFELIVSMEGGKIYIPDYLKFVLHPYTKNVFFHRNSEITRVFFHTVEDRLLKNRSQLFISLSDIENDTVVFSESLKKMTGIEFQLTEKQLRDHIRWIHRSTIEKFFSIENMSDFANKGIELLLFVFQQSPAKLHPLFLPFSDSLIDAFEAISKSMMRNFSFSERTSYFVFLRRYIASCHTPFPGTPLKGVQVLGALETRNLKFKSVFVLDANEEVFPETKKDESLIPFRAREILSLPTYIDRDKLTAYYFDVLLGGASDVHLFFVENQKKEKSRFVEKLLWEKQKKEKTTHQNKLVKAVQYRVDLENKEPGPIPKNKEVIQYLRSYAYSATALDRYLKCPLRFYYASVLGLRPKEEMSVELERNELGSFIHLLLADYFQGKIGRKLDEKDLNRGEMERLIKDRFSSQYGNDISGARYLLNRQVKKHLIDFLENYTLPLIKRKSVTILACEENLNVEFSSYRLTGRIDRIERRNEKTVIIDYKTGSQSDHLKIDLTRFDLNRREDWSYAIGSLQLPFYILLYSEKENRTIENLEAMYLLLGRSKIGSEIELPLFNEIPAAEVFRLLKTVILGLLHEITDSSLPFFPTTDNKKNCPGCDYQALCGTQWIGR
- a CDS encoding SDR family oxidoreductase; the protein is MMKNKKIALVTGGNRGIGLEVCRQLASSEVQVILTARSEELGLQAQSNLSRSGFSVDFQRLDVTDISTLNSTFNFISKRYGVLDILINNAGILPDGDKSGLNVESETILQVFKTNTLGPLRLSQLFLPLLKKSRAGKIINISSGMGSLNEMAGGYPAYRISKAALNAVTLILSSEMVGLNIAVNSICPGWVKTDMGGRNAARSVEQGATGIVQLALLDKKVPTGKFLRDGQIIAW
- a CDS encoding CPXCG motif-containing cysteine-rich protein, with the translated sequence MNEKVIPGLNWQMDEDEEEAEEGFANYPCGYCGELNEIFIEETIGRSYEIVEDCTVCCKANVIHLEKRDGKWACRASPENE
- a CDS encoding YdiU family protein, translated to MKRNLQNKIRKDISKLYSLFSQINGDHPYKGAVQDGYVEYAVRTRRGGKLFYFNFDLAKEIGLIPTNHTRTMTPELIRAVLDTFSLQIINEYDIAHHLKIPDRDIRPHRYMATRYLQLQHPDKKGLSSGDGRSIWNGTFKGSNGRWDFSSCGAGVTRLSPATAIEHRFFKTGDKNASYGSGRQDLTDGFDAALMSDIFHRNGIRTERILAVIGYEDQTCVTVRAGKNLLRPAHFFMHLKQGDYDDLRRIVDYYIEREIENGEWPVLKEPQEKYEEFLKRATFSFASAAAQFESEYIFCWMEWDGDNILADGGIIDYGSVRQFGLFHHDYRYDDVDRFSTTITEQKNKAKYIVQTFAQLTDFLITGKKKKLSLFKTHPALKQFNRIFEKEKDRAVLYRIGFDQEAQELLLKKKRDGALVRKFRYLLRYFERVKTRRGRHAVADGITWDAIFCVRDVLRELPKVYLSGVKTVSEKEFIGILRSNYASKADVKISPNRRKKIQHFQQAYWNLVRRAAALKGGDFRDILRTIVERSTLINRYSRLTGRAAILISQRIARDSKRLPANALNRMLQDFVEDQILRPEARSAPGSSAQSARMSETRRTLRAMFDTLKACRESI
- a CDS encoding response regulator, which translates into the protein MSEKAGVKKKVLIIDDSEFVRNKLKNILEGMNFEVVGVAEDGLKGINQYRELRPDIVTIDMVMPSYLKGLDCLRILKKLDPDLTAIMVTSVSDQKTVLQCIREGAKNYILKPFDEKKIKEVMEDL
- a CDS encoding pirin family protein, translated to MYRKIEKIFKGSPFHMVGDGFKVSNYFPSATEINKRMSPFFLLDYHPPFKYSPTPNERRGVGPHPHRGIETVTIAFEGAVAHHDSVGNSGIIYPGDVQWMTAGGGILHSEYHEKKFARSGGIMHMMQIWVNLPKKHKLTAPKYQALTNQEIPKAELPSQGGIVRVISGEFQGTKGPGTTFAPVHMLDIRLKANNEVHLPTPKSFNTALIVLQGDLTINQEASISQRDAVLFKNDGDDVLLSAVTDSTVLFLSGEPIEEPIVHYGPFVMNTVDEINQAIEDYNAGKFGYLTT